A window from Thermodesulfobacteriota bacterium encodes these proteins:
- a CDS encoding aldo/keto reductase, translating to MDDFSHRQVERLGRRILRMGISGSFGLDESGCREALERIQYVFWSPRMKPLTAALREALARDRDRYVVSAGPLFGYFPGSVRRAAEAALRTLHIDRLDVFQLYWLGKMSAFTGAVQEELVKLREEGKIHVLGASIHDRPRAGKLARDSILDLLMIRYNAAHPGAEEDIFPHLALRRPAVVAYTATAWRKLLRSPRGWTGKVPTAGDCYRFCLTGPHVDVVLAGPRSVAELRENLAAMDKGPLPAAEMEEMRAFGRAVRKSGG from the coding sequence ATGGACGATTTCAGCCACCGGCAAGTGGAGCGGCTCGGCCGCCGGATCTTACGGATGGGGATCTCCGGCTCCTTCGGGCTGGACGAGTCGGGATGCCGCGAGGCGCTGGAACGCATCCAGTACGTGTTCTGGAGCCCTCGGATGAAGCCGCTGACGGCCGCCCTGCGGGAAGCGCTGGCCCGGGACCGCGACCGGTACGTCGTTTCGGCGGGCCCCCTTTTCGGGTACTTTCCCGGTTCCGTCCGCCGCGCCGCCGAGGCCGCCCTCCGTACGCTTCACATCGATCGACTGGACGTGTTCCAGCTCTATTGGCTTGGAAAGATGTCCGCCTTCACGGGCGCCGTGCAGGAAGAGCTGGTGAAGCTGCGCGAGGAGGGGAAGATCCACGTCCTGGGGGCCTCGATCCACGACCGGCCGAGGGCGGGGAAGCTGGCGCGGGATTCGATCCTGGACCTGTTGATGATCCGCTACAACGCCGCGCACCCGGGCGCCGAGGAGGACATCTTCCCGCACCTGGCCCTTCGCCGCCCCGCCGTGGTCGCCTACACCGCCACGGCATGGCGCAAGCTTCTCCGGTCTCCCCGCGGATGGACCGGCAAGGTCCCGACCGCGGGCGACTGCTACCGTTTCTGCCTCACCGGCCCGCACGTGGACGTGGTGCTCGCCGGGCCCCGGAGCGTTGCGGAGCTGCGCGAGAACCTTGCGGCGATGGACAAGGGGCCGCTGCCCGCCGCGGAGATGGAGGAAATGCGCGCATTCGGCCGCGCCGTGCGGAAAAGCGGCGGCTGA